GAACAAATTGTCCTCGTCCACCAGCCGCAGCAGCACGCGCAGCAGGATCGCGAGGTTGAGGATGACGATGATGCCGCACACCAGCAGGCCGAACTCCTCCCCGATCACCGAGAAGATGTAGTCGGTGTGCGCTTCGGGCAGGTTCATCTTGCGGATGCCGAGCCACAATCCGCTGCCGGTCCACCCGCCCGCGAGCAGGGTCCGCTCGGCCAGGTCGACCTGGTCGAAGGCGGTGCCGCCGCCGAGGAAATCGTCGATGCGGTGGCGCGCATTGTCATAGAGGAAATAGGCGGCGGTGAGGCCGACAACGCCAACGCCGACCAGCGCACTGATACGCTGGACCGAGACGCCCGACAGCAGGATCAGCACGAACCACACCCCGCCGAACAGCAACGTGTCGCCGAGATTGGGCTGGAGCATCAGCAGGCCTGCAACCAACGCCATGATCCCCGAAGCGAAGGCGAGCACCGGCAGGTTCTGGTCACGCAGCCGCCACGACAGGATCCACGCCAGCAGGATCGCGAACCCGGGCTTGAGGAACTCGCTCGGCTGGAACCGCATGCCAAGGTTGATCCAGCGGCGCGACCCGTTCACCTCGGCCCCAATCATCGGAACCAGGAACAGCAGCGCCAGCATGCTCGCCGCCAGCACGATGCCCAGGCGCCGCGCATTCTCCTTCGAAAGTCGAGAGGCACCCACCATCACCATGATGCCAAGCGCCTGCCAGACGAGATGCTGCTTGAGGAACATGAACTCGTCGAGCCGGACCTGCGCGGTCGATAGCCGCTCGGCGCTGGCCGGCGATGCCGCGGCGACCGCGGCGGTGCCGATCGCCATCAGCAAGCCGATCAGCAGCAACAACACCTTGTCGATCTCGCGCCACCAGATCTTGAGCTCGTCCCGCCACGGGCCGCGGATGCGGTCTTCGCTGAACCGCAAGCCTTTGCGGTGCGGGATATAGGGACGCGGGTTGTTCATACCGCATCCCCTCTGGCCAACGCGTCTTGTATCTCGGCTGAAGCGCCGGTGAGAGCGGCCACCACCTGCCGGAAGAGCTCGCCGCGCTTCTCGTAATCGCGAAACTGGTCGAAGCTGGCGCAGGCCGGCGAAAGCAGGACGACATCGCCTGGGCGGGCATGCTCCATCGCCCGCTTCACCGCTTCGCTCAGCAATTCGGCGCGGGTGACGGGGACCTGCCCTTCGAGCAGTTGGGCAAAGCGCGGACCGGCCTCGCCGATGGTGTAGGCGGCAGCTATGTGGCCGATGTAGTCGCCGCATTCGCCCAGCCCGTCTTCCTTCGCCAGTCCGCCGAGGATCCAGTGAATACGCGGCGCGCCGTCGTTGATCGCCGGGTCGGGCGCATAGGCCGCCAGCGCGGGCGCGGCCGAAGCCTGGTTGGTCGCCTTGCTGTCGTTGACGTAAAGCACGCCCTTGTGCTCGGCCACCCGCTCCATCCGGTGCGGCAGGCCATTGAAGCTCGGCATCGCCGCTTCCCACTGGGCGCGGGTAAGGCCGAGTTCCTCGACCAGCGCGATCGCGGCGGCGGCATTCTCGAGATTGTGGGGGCCCTGCAGGCTGGGCCATTGCGGCTGGAGATCGGCGTAGGCTTCGAGGTCGATCAGCGCGACGCGGCCATCGGGGCGCCGCGCCTTCTCCGCTTCGTAGATTGCGCGCGTCGTGGCGTCGGTGCTGCCGAACACCGCGAATTGCGCCGCGCTCTGCATGGTAAAGAGCCGACCTTTGGAAAAGGCATAGGCCTCGAACCCGTCGTAGCGGTCGAGATGATCGGGCGTGATGTTGAGGAGCGTCGCCGCCTCGCAGGCGAGCGAGCGGGTCAGATCAATCTGGTAGCTCGACAGTTCGAGGACATACACTCCGCCACTGGGGAGCGGCTCCTGCCCGAGGATCGGAAGGCCGATGTTGCCGCCCAGCGTTGCGGCAACGCCGGCATGGCGCAGGATATGATGAACCAGCGCGGTGGTCGTGCTCTTGCCGTTGGTGCCGGTGATGCCGACCACCTGGTGCGGCGGCAGGTCGGCGCGCGCCTGCGCGAACAGCTCGATATCGCCGATCACGGGGACCCCGTATTGCGCCGCATGTCCGGCGATCGGATGGGTGTTGAGCGGTACCCCCGGCGATACGACCACGCCGTCGAACCCCGTCAGGTCGGTTTCGAGCGGGTCCGCCAGTGTCGCTCGTCCTTCGAACGGGCCACGGGTATGGTCCTGCCGATCCCACGCCAGGACTTCGGCCCCGCTGGCAAGGAGGGCTTCGACAGTGGCCGCACCGGATCGCGCGAGTCCGAGGACCGCGTATTTCTTTCCAGCGAAGGCGGCCGAGGTGATCACCTTGCCCTCACCTCAACTTCAATGTGGCGAGGCCCATCAGCGCCAGCACGATCGAGATGATCCAGAACCGGATCACGACCTTGCTCTCGCTCCAGCCAAGCTGTTCGAAATGGTGGTGGATTGGGGCCATGCGGAAGATCCGCCTGCCGGTCCGTTTGAACCAGAAGACCTGGATGATGACGCTGGCGGTCTCGGCCACGAACAGGCCGCCGACGATCAGCAGCACGATCTCGTGATGGCTCGCGACCGCCACTGCTCCCAACGCCCCACCGAGCGCGAGGCTGCCCGTGTCACCCATGAAGACCGCAGCAGGCGGAGCGTTGAACCACAGGAAGGCGAGGCCGCCGCCCATGATCGCTGCGCAGAAGATTGCGAGTTCGCCCGCGCCCGGAACATGTGGAATGCCGAGGTACGCGGAAAAGTCGGCGCGCCCGGCGAGATAGGCGATCAGCGCGAAGGTGCCTGCGGCGATGATCACCGGCATGATCGCTAGACCGTCGAGCCCGTCGGTCAGGTTCACGGCATTTCCGAAACCGACGATCAGCGTCGCCGCGAAGAGGTAGTAGAACGGCCCCAGCGGGATGGCCCGGTCGGACACGAAGGGCACGTAGAGATAGGTGTTGATCTGGCCGACGATGATCCACGCCGCGATCCCGGCGACCACGAATTCCAGCAATAGCCGGACCTTGCCCGACACGCCCTTGTGACTCGCCTTGCTGACCTTGTCGTAATCGTCGAGGAAGCCGATGATCCCGAAGCCGACGGTGACCGCAAGACAGGCCCAGACGAAGGGATTGCGCAGGTCCATCCACAGCAGCAGCGAAAACACCAGCGAGATGAGGATCATCAACCCGCCCATCGTCGGCGTACCGCGCTTGGCGAGATGCGACTGCGGTCCATCCTCGCGGATCGGCTGGCCCTTGCCCTGGCGCACACGCAACAGGTTAATGAAGCGCGGCCCGATAATCAGCCCGAAAACCAGCGCCGTCATCAGCGTCGCGCCGGCGCGAAAGGTTTGATAGCGTATGAGGTTGAATACGCCCTCGAAACCCAGCCACTCGGCAATCAGATAAAGCATTCGGTTGTCCTGGCCGTTATCCGTCGCGACCTGAGAAATGTGCCACCAGCCTGCCTAGGCCGACCGAGTTTGACCCCTTGACGAGAATGGCATCGCCGGCAGCGATACCGAATTCCTCCAGCGCCTCGATCGCCTCCACAGGAGTATCGCAATGCGCGAAGCTCCCGGGATTGCCAAGCAAAATGCCCCCCTGTTTCCCCAGTTCACGGGCGAGGTTGCGCATTTCTTCGCCGACCAGGATCGCATGGTCGACTTTGGCTTCGCATAGTGGTTCGGCCAGCTGCATGTGGAAACCGGCGGAAAAGTCCCCCAACTCCTTCATGCTGCCGAGCACCGCGACGCGGCGCGTGGCCGGTGTATGCCCCAGTTGGCGCAGGGTGGCGCGCATGCTGGCAGGGTTGGCGTTGTAGCTTTCGTCGATCAACAGCGCCTTGCCGCCGGGCGCCTCGATCGAATGGCGCGCACCGCGGCCCTTGAGCCCACCCATTTCGGCCAGCGCGAGTCCGGCCGAGCCGAGATCGCCGCCGACGGCGCGCACCGCGGCCATGACCGCGAGCGAGTTCGAAATCCAGTGCTCGCCCGGTTCGGCGACCGAATAGCACAGGCGCACATCGCCGAGGTCGGCAGTCACCAACGAGCCGCCGTTGGCACTGGGAATAGCGTCGAGCAGGCGGACGTCGGCGTGCGTGGCGCGTCCGAACGATACGACCTGCGCCTGGAGCCGCTCCGCAGCTTCCTTCAACTGTTCGAAATGCGGGCTGTCGGCCGGGATGATGGCTGCGCCGCCCGGTTCGAGCCCGCCGAAAATCTCCGCCTTGGCATCGGCGATCGCCTCCATGCTCCCAAGGTTCTCGATATGCGCCGGCGCAATGGTCGTGATGACCGCGACATGGGGCAAGACGTGCCGGGTCAAGACGTCGATCTCGCCGGCATGGTTCATGCCCATCTCGAACACGCCGAAGCGGCTGCGGGCGGGCATGCGGGCGAGGCTGAGCGGCACGCCGACATGGTTGTTGTAGCTCCGCACCGAGCGGTGCGCGGCACCGCGGCTCGAACGGTCGAGCGCGGCGAAGATCGCTTCCTTGACCCCGGTCTTGCCGACCGATCCGGTCACGCCGATACGCCTGGCGTCGGCGCGATCACGCGCCGCATGGGCGAGCGCATGGAGCGCCTTCGTCGTGTCCTCAACCAGCACATGGGGAAAGTCGACCGGGCGGTCGACCAGCGCTGCGACCGCGCCCTTCTCGAACGCCTTGGCGATGAACTTGTGACCGTCCATCGCTTCGCCGATCAGAGCCACGAATAGGTCGCCTGGACGCACGTCGCGCGAGTCCATTTCCACGCCCGAAACCTGGAAATCATGGCTGGCTGTCCCGCCGGTGGCGCTGGCGATGTCGCGCGCGCTCCACAGCGCAAGCGGCAAGGAATCGCGCGCATCGACCGGCCACGCCCGCAGCGCAGCGCTCGCCATCACTGGCGCGCTCCTTCGGCCGCGCACTGGCGTGCAACGTCCACATCGTCGAACGGCAAAACCCTCATATTTTCTCCCGACCCGATTATTTGACCTTGTTCGTGTCCCTTGCCTGCGACGAGCACGATGTCGTGCTGCCCGGCCTCCTGAATCGCTGCCGCGATTGCGGCGCGCCTGTCACCGATGTCGCGGGCGTTTTCACCCGCTCCTGCGAGGACCTGTGCGCGGATCGCGGCAGGCTCCTCGCCGCGCGGGTTGTCGTCGGTGACAATGACGACATCCGAATGTTCCGAGGCTGCGCGGCCCATCGGCTCGCGCTTGCCCTGGTCGCGGTCGCCGCCTGCGCCGAAGACCGTGATCAACCGCCCGCCCTTGGCGGCCTCGACATGCGGACGCAGCGCAGCGATCGCCGCTTCCAGCGCGTCGGGCGTATGCGCGTAATCGACATAGACCGGTGCACCACTGGCGGAGATGACCGCGCGTTCGAGCCGACCGCGGACCGGCTGCAGCCGCCCGATGGCGTCGAACACTCGCGCGGCATCGGTCCCGGTGGCCATCGCCAGCGCCGCTGCGACCAGCGCGTTGGCGACCTGGTAGGCGCCGATCAGTGGCAGCCGGATCTTGCGCGTTTCACCGGCGAATTCGATCTCGAGGTCCTGGCCCAGTTGCGTCGGGGTACGGGCGGCGAGACGAAGGAATTCGCCCCGCTCGCCCACCGTGAGCACGCGCAGCGACCGCTTTTGCGCGTGCTCGATGGCACGGCGGGACCACTCGCTATCGTCCGCGCCGTGCCAGATGATTGCCGCGGCACCTTCGTCGACGACCTCGTCGAACAGCCGCATCTTGGCCGCGAAATAATCCTCCATGTCCTTGTGATAATCGAGGTGGTCGCGGCTGAAATTGGTGAAAGCGCAGGCCGAAACCGGCACGCCCTCGTTGCGATATTGCGAGAGCCCGTGGCTCGAGGCTTCGTAGGCGACATGGGTCACGCCTTCGCGTGCAAGCCCGCTCATGTTGGACAGGAAGGTCACGATGTCGGGCGTCGTCAGGCCGGTCGAGACGCTCTCGTCCGGCGTGGTGACACCAAGCGTGCCGATCGATGCCGCGCGCTCGCCGCACATGCGCCAGATCTGCCGCGTCATCTCGACGGTCGAGGTCTTGCCGTTGGTGCCGGTGACCGCGACGATCGTTTCCGGGACCGGGGTGAAGAACTGCGCCGCGAGGTGTGCGAAGGCGCGGCGCGGCTCTTGGTCCGCTATGTGTGCCGCGCCTTCGACTGCGACCCCGGGCCTCGTCACGACAGCGATGGCGCCCGCTGCGATGGCGTCTGGAATGACCTCTTCGGCATTGAAACTCGCCCCGCGAAAGGCACCGAACACGGTACCGGGCGCAACCTTGCGATGATCGATGGCAAAACCGGTCACCTCGCCCTCGCCCCCGTTTGGAAGCGCAATCCCCGCCGCACTTGCCAGCCGACCCAGCTTCACTCCTGCGCCTCCGGGATCAGCGGCGCGATATCCGAAATGTCGACGTCACGGGTATTGTCGGGACGCACCCCAAGGATCGGCCCGATCCGCGGCACGAGCTTGCCGACGATCGGTGCGGCATTCCACGCCGCGGTACGCTGGAACGAGCTGGCGACGGTTCCACGCGGCTCGTCGAGCATGGCAATGACGACATAGCGCGGGCGGTCCATCGGAAAGGCTGCAGCAAAGGTCGAAACGAGCGACGAGCGCTTGTAGCCGCCCGCACCCGGCTTTTCCGCCGATCCGGTCTTGCCGCCGACGCGGTAGCCCGGCGCATTGGCATTGCGCCCGGTGCCGTATTTGGAGATCGCCCGCAGCAGTTGGCGCATGCGGGAGGAGGTCGAGGCCTTGAACACCCGGCGGCCGCGCGGCGCGGTGCCCGGCTCGAGCTTGCGCAGCGTGGCAGGGCGCCAGATGCCGCCATTGACCATCGCCGCATAGGCGCTGGCGAGATGGAGCGGGGTCACCGCGATGCCGTGGCCGTAGCTCACGGTCATGTTGCGCAGGCGCGGCCAGTCCTTGCCCGGCCAGATCGGATGGCCGCGCGCAGGCAGCTCGATATAGGGACGCTCGCTCATGCCCAGGTCGATCATGGTCTGGCGCAGGCGCTCCGGCCCCAGCTCGTCGGCAACTCGTGCCGTCACTGTATTCGAGGAATGGATCAGCGCCTCGGGCACGTTGAGCGAGGCGCCCAGCGGGTGGCTGTCCTTGATCGTGAACCGACCGACCTTGACCGGCTCGGCGTTCCACCGGCGTCCGAGGTCGCGTACCACGCCCGCATCGATCGCGGCTGCCATGGCGAGCGGCTTGAAAGTCGAACCGAGTTCGTACACCTGGTTGGTGACGCGGTTGAACATGTACTTCTCGCCCTGCTCGTCGATCCGGTTGGGATCGAATTCGGGCAGCGAGGCAAGCGCCAGCACTTCGCCGGTATCGACGTCGAGCACCAGTCCGGCAGCACCCATCGCGTTCACCGACAGCATGCCGCGCCGCAGCTCGTCCTCGAGCGCACCCTGCACCCTCAGATCGATCGACAGGGGGACGGGGGTCCCGCGTAGTGCGGGATCGGTGAGATGTTCGTCGAGGACCTGTTCCATTCCGACCCGGCCGTGGCCATCGGCGGCGACATAGCCAAGCACATGCGCGCCCATCGAACCTTGCGGATAGTGGCGATCCGTCTCGCGCGGCATTTCGAGCGCGAGTTCGCCGATATTCTGGACCCGGTTGGCTTCTTCGGGGAGCACCCGGCGGCGGATGTAGCCGGTGCGACCCGAAGCGAGCCGGTCGGTCAGTTCGGCCTGATCCATGGTCGGGAAGATGGCAACGAGTTCGGCAGCGACCTCTTCGGGCGATTTCACCAGCGGCGAACCTTCACCCAGCGCCTTCGGGTTGTACCACAGCGCGTAGGCAGGGAAGGCGCGCGCGAGCGGTTGGCCGTTACGGTCGGTGATCTCGCCGCGCGGCGGCAGCAGCGCTTCCTCGAGCGAGGTGCGCGACAGGGCGCGATCGGCGAAACCGAAATAGACGATGCGCAGGACTGCCGCGAGAGCGACCAGCGCGAACACACCGGCGACCCACAACACGCGCCAGCGCGCCATGGTCAACGATTGGCGACGGAACGTCACCAGTTGCACCCTGCCTGCCTGGACGGCCGCGCTGGCCGTCAACGCATTCATTCGCGCGCCTCGGCCGACAGCAGCGTGCGGGCCTGGGCGGTGCCTACCGGCGCCGCCTCGGACAGGATATCGGCAAAGGCGCCGGCGAAGTCGCTGCCGACGCTTGCCTGTTGCACCATGGCCAGCTCGACCGGCTTGCCGGTGACCGGCGAGACCATCTGCGGCCGTTCCCCGGCGTCCGGGTTGAAGTCGGCCCGTGCGACACGGATCGGCGACGGCGCGCCGGGGCCACGCGGCGAACCGAGGCTCGCCAGCTGGCGTTCGCTCTCAAGATACTGGTCGGCGCGCGGTGCCTCGTAACCGAATTCGACCGCGTTCCAGTCGGCCAGTTGCCGCTGGCTGGCGCGCGCCTGGAACTCGGTTTCGAGCTCCACTGTCTCGCGTTTCAGTTCGATGATCTCGCGTTCGGCCAGCAGCACTTCGCTCTTCACGGCATGCACCCGGAAACTCAGCCCCAGGAACAGTCCGAAGCAAGCGAGCAGCGCGGCTGCCCAACCGATCTGGCGTAGACGACTTCCGGAGATATTCATGCCGCCTCCTTTCTGGCCGGTGCTTGAGTACGGGTTGCGAACCGAAGGGTTGAGGAACGGGCACGGGGGTTACGGTCGATCTCTGCCTGCGAAGGGCGGATGGCCTTTGAGACGTGCTCGAACACGGGAGCCGCCTGCTCGATTTCGGGCAGGTGGCGCGAACCGCCGCCACGCTGCGAAGCGTCGCGGAGGAAACGTTTGACGATGCGATCTTCCAGGCTGTGGAAGCTGACCACGGCAAGGCGTCCTCCGGCGCGCAACAATTGTTCTGCTGCGCCGAGGCCGGTGCGCAGTTCGCCCAGCTCGTCATTCACATGGATCCGGATCGCCTGGAAACTGCGGGTCGCCGGATCCTTCTT
This region of Altererythrobacter sp. CAU 1644 genomic DNA includes:
- a CDS encoding FtsW/RodA/SpoVE family cell cycle protein, with the translated sequence MNNPRPYIPHRKGLRFSEDRIRGPWRDELKIWWREIDKVLLLLIGLLMAIGTAAVAAASPASAERLSTAQVRLDEFMFLKQHLVWQALGIMVMVGASRLSKENARRLGIVLAASMLALLFLVPMIGAEVNGSRRWINLGMRFQPSEFLKPGFAILLAWILSWRLRDQNLPVLAFASGIMALVAGLLMLQPNLGDTLLFGGVWFVLILLSGVSVQRISALVGVGVVGLTAAYFLYDNARHRIDDFLGGGTAFDQVDLAERTLLAGGWTGSGLWLGIRKMNLPEAHTDYIFSVIGEEFGLLVCGIIVILNLAILLRVLLRLVDEDNLFVLLAGAGLVTQIGGQAFINILVNLQLFPSKGMTLPLVSYGGSSTIAVCLTVGLLLAITRRNPYLQRETPGLFDMLGQKEETA
- the murD gene encoding UDP-N-acetylmuramoyl-L-alanine--D-glutamate ligase, whose product is MITSAAFAGKKYAVLGLARSGAATVEALLASGAEVLAWDRQDHTRGPFEGRATLADPLETDLTGFDGVVVSPGVPLNTHPIAGHAAQYGVPVIGDIELFAQARADLPPHQVVGITGTNGKSTTTALVHHILRHAGVAATLGGNIGLPILGQEPLPSGGVYVLELSSYQIDLTRSLACEAATLLNITPDHLDRYDGFEAYAFSKGRLFTMQSAAQFAVFGSTDATTRAIYEAEKARRPDGRVALIDLEAYADLQPQWPSLQGPHNLENAAAAIALVEELGLTRAQWEAAMPSFNGLPHRMERVAEHKGVLYVNDSKATNQASAAPALAAYAPDPAINDGAPRIHWILGGLAKEDGLGECGDYIGHIAAAYTIGEAGPRFAQLLEGQVPVTRAELLSEAVKRAMEHARPGDVVLLSPACASFDQFRDYEKRGELFRQVVAALTGASAEIQDALARGDAV
- the mraY gene encoding phospho-N-acetylmuramoyl-pentapeptide-transferase, which produces MLYLIAEWLGFEGVFNLIRYQTFRAGATLMTALVFGLIIGPRFINLLRVRQGKGQPIREDGPQSHLAKRGTPTMGGLMILISLVFSLLLWMDLRNPFVWACLAVTVGFGIIGFLDDYDKVSKASHKGVSGKVRLLLEFVVAGIAAWIIVGQINTYLYVPFVSDRAIPLGPFYYLFAATLIVGFGNAVNLTDGLDGLAIMPVIIAAGTFALIAYLAGRADFSAYLGIPHVPGAGELAIFCAAIMGGGLAFLWFNAPPAAVFMGDTGSLALGGALGAVAVASHHEIVLLIVGGLFVAETASVIIQVFWFKRTGRRIFRMAPIHHHFEQLGWSESKVVIRFWIISIVLALMGLATLKLR
- a CDS encoding UDP-N-acetylmuramoyl-tripeptide--D-alanyl-D-alanine ligase; the encoded protein is MASAALRAWPVDARDSLPLALWSARDIASATGGTASHDFQVSGVEMDSRDVRPGDLFVALIGEAMDGHKFIAKAFEKGAVAALVDRPVDFPHVLVEDTTKALHALAHAARDRADARRIGVTGSVGKTGVKEAIFAALDRSSRGAAHRSVRSYNNHVGVPLSLARMPARSRFGVFEMGMNHAGEIDVLTRHVLPHVAVITTIAPAHIENLGSMEAIADAKAEIFGGLEPGGAAIIPADSPHFEQLKEAAERLQAQVVSFGRATHADVRLLDAIPSANGGSLVTADLGDVRLCYSVAEPGEHWISNSLAVMAAVRAVGGDLGSAGLALAEMGGLKGRGARHSIEAPGGKALLIDESYNANPASMRATLRQLGHTPATRRVAVLGSMKELGDFSAGFHMQLAEPLCEAKVDHAILVGEEMRNLARELGKQGGILLGNPGSFAHCDTPVEAIEALEEFGIAAGDAILVKGSNSVGLGRLVAHFSGRDG
- a CDS encoding UDP-N-acetylmuramoyl-L-alanyl-D-glutamate--2,6-diaminopimelate ligase, which codes for MKLGRLASAAGIALPNGGEGEVTGFAIDHRKVAPGTVFGAFRGASFNAEEVIPDAIAAGAIAVVTRPGVAVEGAAHIADQEPRRAFAHLAAQFFTPVPETIVAVTGTNGKTSTVEMTRQIWRMCGERAASIGTLGVTTPDESVSTGLTTPDIVTFLSNMSGLAREGVTHVAYEASSHGLSQYRNEGVPVSACAFTNFSRDHLDYHKDMEDYFAAKMRLFDEVVDEGAAAIIWHGADDSEWSRRAIEHAQKRSLRVLTVGERGEFLRLAARTPTQLGQDLEIEFAGETRKIRLPLIGAYQVANALVAAALAMATGTDAARVFDAIGRLQPVRGRLERAVISASGAPVYVDYAHTPDALEAAIAALRPHVEAAKGGRLITVFGAGGDRDQGKREPMGRAASEHSDVVIVTDDNPRGEEPAAIRAQVLAGAGENARDIGDRRAAIAAAIQEAGQHDIVLVAGKGHEQGQIIGSGENMRVLPFDDVDVARQCAAEGARQ
- a CDS encoding peptidoglycan D,D-transpeptidase FtsI family protein: MNALTASAAVQAGRVQLVTFRRQSLTMARWRVLWVAGVFALVALAAVLRIVYFGFADRALSRTSLEEALLPPRGEITDRNGQPLARAFPAYALWYNPKALGEGSPLVKSPEEVAAELVAIFPTMDQAELTDRLASGRTGYIRRRVLPEEANRVQNIGELALEMPRETDRHYPQGSMGAHVLGYVAADGHGRVGMEQVLDEHLTDPALRGTPVPLSIDLRVQGALEDELRRGMLSVNAMGAAGLVLDVDTGEVLALASLPEFDPNRIDEQGEKYMFNRVTNQVYELGSTFKPLAMAAAIDAGVVRDLGRRWNAEPVKVGRFTIKDSHPLGASLNVPEALIHSSNTVTARVADELGPERLRQTMIDLGMSERPYIELPARGHPIWPGKDWPRLRNMTVSYGHGIAVTPLHLASAYAAMVNGGIWRPATLRKLEPGTAPRGRRVFKASTSSRMRQLLRAISKYGTGRNANAPGYRVGGKTGSAEKPGAGGYKRSSLVSTFAAAFPMDRPRYVVIAMLDEPRGTVASSFQRTAAWNAAPIVGKLVPRIGPILGVRPDNTRDVDISDIAPLIPEAQE